The Desulfoscipio gibsoniae DSM 7213 genome contains a region encoding:
- a CDS encoding sulfotransferase family protein, translating into MTFPPNAYLIGAQKAGTTTLAYLLDQHPNISVSKPKETHFFSNNFYKGIDWYKSKFINLNNVCIDASTSYSMAALSEGSNLKQSRKQVIDVPKRIHSVISDAKFIYILRNPIERTYAGYWHNVRYGREKRNFVEAIKYNPMYLDISNYYGQLKIWLRYFPIESFKFILFDSLKSNPENVVRECFKHLELDELVDIDVGDVKNKSYNVSWIGRKINRLMDYQISSVALKFIYDRCSPGVHKKIKTFVSGHKSIPSIEKEEIDIMSEYFWSKNQQLSKLIRMPLDIWNY; encoded by the coding sequence ATGACGTTTCCTCCTAATGCTTATCTCATAGGAGCACAAAAAGCTGGGACAACCACATTGGCATATTTACTTGATCAGCATCCAAATATCTCAGTATCTAAACCCAAGGAAACACACTTCTTTTCAAATAACTTTTATAAAGGGATAGATTGGTATAAAAGTAAATTTATAAATTTAAATAATGTATGTATTGACGCTTCAACAAGTTATTCTATGGCAGCGTTGAGCGAAGGTAGTAACTTAAAACAATCGAGAAAACAGGTAATAGATGTGCCTAAAAGGATACATTCAGTAATTAGTGATGCAAAATTTATATATATTCTAAGAAATCCAATTGAAAGAACATATGCTGGATACTGGCATAATGTTAGATATGGTAGAGAAAAAAGAAATTTTGTAGAAGCTATAAAATATAACCCGATGTATTTGGATATAAGTAATTATTATGGCCAATTAAAAATATGGCTCAGGTATTTTCCAATAGAGTCCTTTAAATTTATACTTTTTGATAGTTTAAAATCAAATCCCGAAAATGTGGTAAGAGAATGTTTCAAGCATCTTGAATTAGATGAACTAGTAGATATAGATGTTGGTGATGTTAAAAATAAATCATATAATGTAAGTTGGATAGGAAGAAAAATTAATAGATTAATGGACTATCAGATATCAAGTGTTGCACTTAAGTTTATATATGATAGGTGCTCGCCAGGAGTTCATAAAAAGATAAAAACATTCGTGAGTGGACATAAAAGCATTCCCTCAATTGAAAAAGAGGAAATAGATATTATGTCAGAGTATTTTTGGAGCAAGAATCAACAATTAAGTAAACTTATAAGAATGCCTTTAGACATATGGAATTACTGA
- a CDS encoding CPBP family intramembrane glutamic endopeptidase, whose amino-acid sequence MSRILVHIKKLDIVIKSTVSFQDHFFIWLYAAVITAAEIITAYYNPLYGIACHVVLLVALLLHASLAYKQEINLVYLSLSLAPIIRIMSLSMPLNGIPLVYWYLIISLPLFAAATIVMRFAGFKPREIGLTVGNLPLQLLVAFIGLPLGLMEYLILKPTPLVTELTFQYVWLPSLILLVSTGFLEEFIFRGVMYRAAVETLGKWYSIIYISYIFGVLHITHRTPEDLIFVFTVALLFSIAVGFFRSLLGVSLAHGLTNIGLYIIWPYLLR is encoded by the coding sequence ATGAGTAGGATATTGGTACATATCAAAAAATTGGATATCGTTATCAAAAGTACTGTTTCCTTTCAAGATCATTTTTTTATCTGGTTGTATGCGGCCGTCATCACTGCCGCGGAGATTATTACAGCTTATTACAACCCGCTGTACGGGATCGCCTGTCATGTGGTTTTGCTGGTTGCCCTGCTTTTACATGCTTCTCTGGCTTATAAGCAAGAAATAAATCTGGTCTATCTGTCTTTATCCCTGGCTCCAATAATCCGAATCATGAGTCTTTCCATGCCTCTAAATGGCATTCCACTTGTGTACTGGTATCTAATAATCAGTCTTCCACTTTTTGCTGCCGCCACTATTGTGATGAGATTTGCTGGCTTTAAGCCACGGGAGATTGGGCTGACAGTGGGTAACCTGCCCCTTCAGTTACTGGTGGCCTTTATTGGTTTGCCGCTGGGCTTGATGGAGTACCTAATTTTAAAACCCACTCCCCTGGTAACGGAGCTCACCTTTCAGTATGTTTGGCTTCCTTCGCTGATCCTGCTTGTTAGCACCGGGTTTTTGGAAGAATTCATCTTTCGTGGGGTTATGTATCGTGCGGCTGTGGAAACATTAGGCAAGTGGTACAGCATTATTTATATCAGCTATATATTCGGGGTGCTGCACATTACCCACCGTACACCGGAGGACCTGATTTTCGTTTTTACCGTTGCGCTGCTTTTTTCTATAGCTGTTGGCTTTTTTAGATCCCTTTTGGGTGTCTCACTGGCTCACGGGTTAACGAATATTGGTTTATACATTATATGGCCGTATCTTTTGAGATAA
- a CDS encoding glycosyltransferase family 4 protein: MKIAYVYDNVYPYYVGGVEKRIWEIGRRLSAKGHEVHWYCMKYWEEESVIYRDGMWLHGVCHPQQLFVNGRRSIYEALFFASKLLVPLMKHKFDIIDVQNFPYFSVFTSKFYSLVKRSQLVITWHEVWDKYWYEYLGILGFFGFTVERMVSLSSGNMLAVSKSTITNLKKISFKKSDIELMPNGIDLKYITNINPKGDVYDVIFAGRLIKEKGVHLLVEAIKIIKKIRPKVKCLIIGDGPEKNNIINLIKDLKLEENIKLSGFINEYEDLIAQIKQAKVFVLPSIREGFGMVVLEANASGIPVVTVNHNQNAAKDLIVEGINGLISLVTPADLAKKILVIINGGNVYKEQCISFAEQYDWGKIVDLLECYYIKLNHANNINCLLKTGD, encoded by the coding sequence ATGAAAATTGCTTATGTCTATGATAACGTTTACCCCTACTATGTCGGTGGAGTAGAAAAAAGGATATGGGAAATAGGAAGAAGATTAAGTGCAAAAGGTCATGAAGTTCACTGGTATTGTATGAAGTATTGGGAAGAAGAAAGTGTAATTTATAGGGATGGCATGTGGTTACATGGAGTTTGCCATCCTCAACAATTATTTGTTAATGGGCGTCGATCAATTTATGAGGCTTTATTTTTTGCAAGCAAATTGTTAGTACCTTTAATGAAACATAAGTTTGATATTATAGATGTTCAAAATTTCCCATACTTTTCAGTATTTACATCTAAATTTTATTCTTTAGTAAAACGAAGTCAACTTGTAATCACTTGGCATGAAGTATGGGATAAGTATTGGTATGAATACTTAGGTATTCTTGGTTTTTTTGGATTTACTGTAGAGCGAATGGTCAGTTTATCATCTGGAAACATGCTTGCAGTATCTAAATCGACAATAACAAATTTAAAAAAAATATCATTTAAAAAGTCAGATATTGAATTAATGCCTAATGGAATAGATTTAAAATATATAACCAACATTAACCCGAAGGGTGATGTTTATGATGTGATATTTGCTGGTAGGTTAATTAAAGAAAAAGGTGTACATTTGTTAGTTGAAGCTATAAAAATAATAAAAAAAATAAGGCCAAAAGTTAAATGTTTAATAATAGGAGATGGGCCAGAGAAAAATAATATTATTAATTTAATTAAAGATTTAAAATTAGAGGAAAATATAAAGCTGTCCGGCTTTATTAATGAATACGAAGATTTAATTGCCCAAATAAAACAAGCTAAAGTGTTTGTGTTACCTTCAATCAGGGAAGGTTTTGGGATGGTTGTATTAGAAGCTAATGCATCAGGAATACCTGTTGTTACAGTAAATCATAACCAAAACGCCGCAAAGGACTTAATAGTTGAGGGAATAAATGGCTTAATTTCTCTTGTGACCCCGGCTGATTTGGCAAAAAAAATTTTAGTTATAATTAATGGAGGAAATGTTTATAAAGAGCAGTGTATAAGTTTTGCGGAACAGTATGACTGGGGAAAAATTGTAGATTTATTGGAATGCTATTATATTAAATTAAATCATGCTAATAATATAAATTGTTTATTAAAAACGGGTGATTAA
- a CDS encoding DUF1616 domain-containing protein has protein sequence MRIEIKNEFSFILFLYVALAVFIVFDVSGIVRVALGLPFVLFFPGYTLIAALFPARDDIDDIERVALSFGLSIAIVPLLGLILNYTPWGIRLYPVLLTLLVFTILLSVITVHRRNKLSSEKRFMVTLNLETIKWGSLSRLDKILSVVLVGTIIFAVGSLYYVATTPKVGEKFTEFYILGSGGKAEGYPRDMNAGEEKEVILGIVNHENCPITYTAEVRMNGYLKKRLGPFDLNNEEIREESVSFSANRPQENMKVEFLLFINGESDPYRSLHLWVDVYE, from the coding sequence TTGAGGATAGAGATAAAAAACGAGTTTTCCTTTATACTATTTCTTTATGTTGCCCTGGCAGTATTTATTGTTTTTGATGTGAGCGGAATTGTACGGGTTGCTTTGGGGTTGCCTTTTGTTCTGTTTTTCCCCGGGTATACCTTAATAGCGGCTTTGTTTCCGGCCAGGGACGATATTGACGACATTGAGCGGGTTGCCTTGAGCTTCGGTCTAAGCATTGCCATAGTTCCGCTTCTGGGCCTCATCCTGAACTACACCCCATGGGGAATAAGGCTTTACCCTGTATTGTTGACGCTTTTGGTTTTCACAATCTTGCTATCTGTTATCACAGTCCACCGAAGAAATAAACTGTCCTCCGAGAAACGTTTTATGGTTACTTTAAACTTAGAAACTATCAAATGGGGCAGCCTTTCCAGGCTGGATAAAATTCTCTCGGTGGTACTTGTGGGAACCATTATTTTTGCGGTAGGAAGCCTTTATTATGTCGCGACCACACCAAAGGTTGGCGAAAAGTTCACGGAGTTTTACATTTTGGGCTCTGGCGGTAAGGCAGAGGGTTATCCTCGGGATATGAATGCGGGTGAAGAAAAGGAAGTTATCCTGGGAATCGTTAACCACGAAAATTGTCCTATAACCTATACAGCCGAAGTGCGAATGAACGGGTATTTGAAAAAACGATTGGGTCCTTTTGATTTGAACAATGAAGAAATAAGGGAGGAGTCCGTTAGCTTTAGCGCCAACAGGCCCCAGGAAAATATGAAGGTGGAGTTTTTACTATTTATAAACGGCGAGAGCGATCCCTATCGCTCTCTGCACTTGTGGGTGGATGTTTATGAGTAG
- a CDS encoding glycosyltransferase family 2 protein translates to MNTNSKKHHTSEEIKHSIIIPAYNEEAGLPIVLKDVFHLIDNSFEVIVVDDGSTDRTREEAKEFPCRLVCHVHNSGKGEAMKTGIREAKGENVIFIDADNTYPPEGIIEIAKALEWFDMALASRKMGQKNIPAFNRIGNAIFRNSIRYIYGFKGYDPLTGLYGLKKKFLEVMQLESKGFGIESEICIKAARMGLRVKDIHIIYRDRIGKAKLSGIKDGYRIFMTILKFFPLLFQRLEKPGLPG, encoded by the coding sequence GTGAATACCAATTCCAAAAAGCACCATACCTCTGAAGAAATAAAGCATAGCATTATTATACCTGCGTATAACGAAGAAGCAGGACTGCCAATAGTGCTTAAAGATGTTTTTCATTTAATTGATAATAGCTTTGAAGTTATTGTTGTGGACGATGGTTCAACAGATAGGACGAGAGAAGAAGCGAAGGAATTTCCCTGCAGATTGGTATGTCATGTTCATAATTCAGGTAAAGGCGAAGCAATGAAAACCGGTATTAGAGAAGCCAAGGGGGAAAACGTAATTTTTATTGATGCAGACAACACTTATCCCCCGGAAGGAATAATTGAAATAGCAAAAGCTCTGGAATGGTTTGATATGGCACTGGCGTCCCGGAAAATGGGGCAGAAAAACATTCCGGCTTTTAATCGAATTGGAAACGCCATTTTTAGAAATAGCATCAGATATATATATGGGTTTAAAGGATATGATCCATTAACAGGTCTATATGGATTGAAGAAAAAATTTCTTGAAGTCATGCAACTAGAATCCAAAGGTTTTGGTATAGAATCGGAAATTTGTATAAAAGCTGCCAGAATGGGATTGCGGGTCAAGGATATTCACATCATTTACAGGGATAGGATTGGTAAGGCAAAACTCAGTGGAATAAAAGACGGCTATCGAATTTTTATGACAATCTTAAAGTTCTTTCCGCTGCTATTTCAACGTCTTGAAAAACCAGGCTTACCCGGGTGA
- a CDS encoding cyclic lactone autoinducer peptide, whose product MKLTVKGIKRIMFSPVATLALLVAAIGIKPVCFFWFYQPAPPEKSE is encoded by the coding sequence ATGAAGCTGACCGTTAAAGGAATTAAAAGAATAATGTTTTCACCCGTCGCTACTTTGGCCCTTTTGGTCGCTGCTATCGGTATCAAGCCAGTCTGTTTCTTTTGGTTTTATCAGCCGGCTCCCCCAGAGAAATCTGAATAA
- a CDS encoding glycosyltransferase family 4 protein has translation MLKIAFLSSISSKNVHTGGSEESLRLLINQFLYKKIKIYLITYPDNLLNKVNDRVIRIKHKCLSTMELYAPPVTLIPRILFDIKRCEKEGCEVCHVYNVFAMAGAGLYKLLGGKVVLIGTLNNYAGVCPAGHYLCGEVNKCNLIRRIRCLAENRSILFKLLSPYYALIYPLIIRLMKRLNGYIAISNSVKKNYISCGYESSKICVISNFVEKISCSYKNVDVTNLGGYFQILYVGGLSKHKGVDVLILAFSKLVKKNPKCHLIIVGDGPCRKYYEDLIRDLSLNDTVSLIGKIEHEKIWKYYQESSIFVHPGMWQEPFGRTILEAMSFGLPCVVSDVGAPPEIVGDAGLKFTKGDFNSLYDCLDKLCCNKDLRERLKSNIPERLDKYDPQKTIDYFLKYYNYLLNEA, from the coding sequence TTGCTAAAAATTGCTTTTTTGAGCTCTATATCATCAAAAAACGTTCATACGGGAGGGAGCGAAGAGTCTCTAAGACTTTTAATTAATCAATTTTTATATAAGAAAATTAAAATATATTTAATTACGTATCCAGATAACTTACTCAATAAAGTAAATGATAGAGTTATCAGGATAAAGCACAAATGCCTAAGTACAATGGAACTATACGCTCCTCCAGTAACACTAATCCCAAGAATATTATTTGATATCAAGAGATGTGAAAAGGAAGGTTGTGAAGTTTGCCACGTTTATAATGTATTTGCAATGGCAGGTGCTGGTTTATATAAATTACTTGGAGGTAAGGTTGTATTAATAGGTACTTTAAATAATTATGCCGGCGTTTGTCCTGCTGGACATTATCTATGTGGTGAGGTGAATAAATGCAATTTAATTCGTCGTATTAGGTGTCTGGCTGAAAATAGGTCTATTTTATTCAAGCTGTTATCCCCATACTATGCCTTAATATATCCATTAATTATAAGGTTGATGAAAAGATTGAATGGTTATATTGCAATAAGTAATTCAGTTAAAAAAAATTATATTAGTTGCGGGTATGAATCAAGTAAAATATGCGTTATTTCTAATTTTGTTGAAAAGATTTCATGCTCATATAAAAATGTAGATGTTACAAATTTAGGGGGATATTTTCAGATATTATATGTTGGTGGCTTAAGTAAGCATAAAGGTGTAGATGTATTAATATTAGCTTTTTCAAAGTTAGTAAAAAAAAATCCCAAGTGCCATTTAATAATTGTTGGTGATGGTCCTTGCAGGAAATATTATGAGGATTTAATTAGGGACCTTTCTTTAAATGACACAGTTTCTTTAATTGGTAAGATCGAACATGAAAAAATATGGAAATATTATCAAGAATCAAGTATTTTTGTTCACCCTGGGATGTGGCAAGAACCTTTTGGGAGAACTATTTTAGAAGCAATGAGCTTTGGCTTGCCATGTGTGGTTTCAGATGTAGGAGCTCCTCCTGAAATTGTTGGAGATGCAGGTTTAAAATTTACAAAAGGTGATTTTAACTCATTGTATGACTGCTTGGATAAGTTATGCTGCAATAAGGATTTAAGAGAACGTTTAAAGTCTAACATACCAGAAAGGTTAGATAAATATGACCCCCAAAAAACAATAGATTATTTCTTAAAATATTATAATTATTTGTTAAATGAAGCTTAA
- a CDS encoding ATP-binding protein: MTFLSLLMVSFPEAILVAALGFLLIGLKPWWCDLIIIGALQAGFAYIIRLLPVPFGLHSILGIVLFVLNIRLVTRLPYRIVILASLFGLIFYGSVETVAIQFMLQIKGFSLTEVWNYSFIRFLYFLPQAIVMIIFIIACKVFNISLISYSQDYSRLRHLSRKETQGDLKADIVNNHNLIIFVVVLLPVLLLALLNMAFEAARLDIFPGEHFNIFNGIFGIFIIILTVLSTVTVKRIGQHVEKDYEAKRAEENLKQIKQLINSSRKQRHDFHHQLQTIYGLLEGGAYERARDYISRLFGEISQTGELIKTDNFSISALLYTKMGLAEAKNIEMEIAVECSLRELPLTPHEASSLLGNLIDNALGAVEDKTGACRQVKVKITYEQGLYVIIISNTGDPIVPKIKEDIFKVGFTTKKGHSGLGLSIVKDIVSKYRGDIKISSDTEVTTFTVIIPLKK, translated from the coding sequence ATGACTTTCTTATCCCTGTTAATGGTTTCGTTTCCTGAAGCGATCTTGGTAGCTGCCCTAGGATTTTTGCTGATAGGACTTAAGCCTTGGTGGTGCGACTTAATTATAATTGGGGCTTTACAGGCGGGTTTTGCTTATATCATCCGGCTTTTGCCGGTGCCTTTCGGGCTTCACTCAATCCTGGGCATAGTTTTATTCGTTCTAAATATTCGCCTGGTTACCCGCTTGCCATATAGGATAGTTATACTTGCATCTTTATTTGGCCTGATCTTTTACGGCTCAGTAGAAACGGTAGCGATACAGTTCATGTTGCAAATCAAAGGTTTTTCACTGACCGAGGTTTGGAATTATTCCTTTATAAGATTTCTTTATTTCCTTCCGCAGGCCATAGTCATGATTATATTTATTATAGCCTGTAAAGTTTTTAATATTTCTTTAATTAGTTATTCTCAAGATTATAGTCGTTTAAGGCACTTATCAAGAAAAGAAACTCAAGGTGATTTAAAGGCAGATATTGTTAATAATCATAATCTTATTATCTTTGTAGTTGTTCTCTTGCCCGTACTATTACTGGCGCTCTTAAACATGGCGTTTGAGGCTGCTAGGTTGGATATTTTCCCGGGAGAGCATTTTAACATCTTTAACGGGATCTTTGGAATATTCATTATTATTTTAACGGTACTGTCCACTGTTACCGTCAAAAGAATAGGACAGCATGTGGAAAAAGATTACGAGGCCAAGAGAGCAGAGGAAAACTTAAAACAGATCAAACAATTGATTAACTCTTCCAGAAAGCAGAGACATGATTTCCACCACCAGCTGCAGACTATTTACGGACTGCTTGAAGGCGGGGCATATGAGAGAGCGCGGGATTATATAAGCAGGTTATTCGGCGAAATATCCCAAACCGGGGAATTGATAAAAACTGATAACTTTAGTATTAGCGCCCTTCTCTATACTAAAATGGGACTGGCCGAAGCTAAAAACATAGAAATGGAAATAGCCGTGGAATGCAGCCTCAGAGAATTGCCTTTAACTCCCCATGAAGCAAGCTCCTTGCTTGGAAACCTGATTGATAACGCCCTGGGAGCCGTAGAAGATAAAACAGGTGCATGCAGGCAGGTAAAAGTAAAAATAACTTATGAACAAGGGCTCTATGTAATCATAATAAGCAATACAGGGGACCCTATCGTCCCCAAAATTAAAGAAGATATATTCAAAGTCGGTTTTACTACTAAAAAAGGGCATTCCGGTCTGGGCCTGTCAATTGTCAAAGATATCGTAAGCAAATACCGGGGTGACATCAAGATTAGCAGCGATACCGAAGTAACAACCTTTACCGTTATAATACCTTTAAAAAAATGA
- a CDS encoding accessory gene regulator ArgB-like protein — protein sequence MNLNQLAGRIANYLSKELALDTNKIDTLRFGFEIIFAALIKGFILISLAYLLGILPEVVFAMVCGAIYRLLSGGAHCNGYWRCLTLGVLSYLGAGELGIYLGRYLSIDLLVYLLLTGYLLFSLCVIALVPGEVPYKKITSISERNKFKILSLVYLSSWLGISIIVVHYVNSSLALAGFIAVMIQTISFSPPGYKIIHQLDNLLVGLAKLFIERRYLTNEADR from the coding sequence ATGAATTTAAATCAACTGGCCGGAAGAATTGCTAATTACCTGTCTAAGGAACTGGCGTTGGATACTAATAAAATTGATACTCTACGCTTTGGCTTCGAAATTATTTTCGCCGCTCTCATTAAAGGGTTTATCCTTATTAGTCTGGCCTATTTACTTGGAATACTTCCCGAAGTGGTGTTTGCAATGGTTTGCGGAGCTATTTACCGGCTTCTAAGCGGCGGAGCCCATTGCAATGGGTACTGGAGATGCCTTACCCTGGGAGTTTTGAGTTATCTTGGGGCTGGAGAGCTGGGAATATACTTGGGACGTTATTTATCAATCGATTTACTGGTATATTTACTGCTGACCGGATATTTACTATTCTCCCTTTGCGTTATAGCTTTGGTGCCGGGGGAAGTACCTTATAAAAAGATTACAAGTATTTCCGAAAGAAATAAGTTTAAAATTCTTTCACTAGTTTATCTTAGTTCATGGTTAGGGATCAGTATAATTGTTGTGCATTATGTCAACTCATCCCTTGCTCTGGCGGGTTTTATTGCTGTCATGATCCAGACAATTAGTTTCTCTCCTCCAGGATACAAAATCATACACCAATTAGATAACCTTTTAGTAGGATTAGCAAAATTATTTATAGAAAGGAGGTATTTAACCAATGAAGCTGACCGTTAA
- a CDS encoding LytR/AlgR family response regulator transcription factor gives MEITVLIAEDDPDMRFVIRNVVEEVEGVNVIGEAGDGLEAIKLIKELSPQVAFLDIDLPGKNGVELAREIFDINPWTFIIFATAFSEFRGEAIDVYAFDYLVKPFKMNRVRQTMDRIRLVLSGKLAERSNADSKNLNKNVSRKLLFKNNSKFVYLNLDDIIYITKEGRKTTIYFIGGQIKTNDKLSALEEQLEGYPFFRSHSGFIVNLKMVKELIPASRSSYELVMENTKNRPLITVEKFKELEELTNSKVLKSS, from the coding sequence ATGGAAATAACTGTTTTGATTGCAGAAGATGATCCGGATATGCGTTTTGTGATCAGGAATGTGGTTGAAGAAGTTGAAGGTGTAAACGTTATTGGCGAAGCCGGGGATGGGCTGGAGGCAATAAAATTAATTAAAGAATTGTCACCTCAAGTGGCTTTTTTGGATATCGACCTTCCGGGAAAAAACGGTGTTGAACTGGCCCGGGAAATATTTGATATCAACCCCTGGACATTTATTATATTTGCCACGGCCTTCAGCGAATTCAGGGGCGAAGCTATTGATGTTTATGCTTTTGACTACCTTGTCAAGCCCTTTAAAATGAACCGGGTCCGACAGACAATGGATAGGATCAGACTGGTTCTATCCGGGAAATTAGCTGAAAGGTCAAATGCTGACTCAAAAAATCTCAATAAAAATGTTAGCAGAAAACTATTATTTAAAAATAACAGCAAATTTGTTTATTTAAACCTTGATGACATTATCTACATTACTAAGGAAGGTCGCAAGACCACGATCTATTTTATTGGCGGCCAAATTAAAACAAATGACAAACTCTCTGCTCTTGAAGAGCAATTGGAAGGATATCCATTTTTTAGAAGCCATAGTGGGTTCATTGTAAATTTAAAGATGGTCAAGGAACTTATTCCAGCGAGCAGAAGCAGCTATGAACTGGTTATGGAAAATACTAAGAATAGGCCTTTAATAACAGTTGAAAAATTTAAGGAACTTGAAGAATTGACAAACAGCAAAGTTCTCAAGAGCAGTTGA
- a CDS encoding geranylgeranyl reductase family protein, with protein sequence MDYDVIVIGGGPAGCETARIIAEKGYRVLIAEEHRKIGEPMQCAGLVSPRTLKIAAMPDAIIINQIHGAFVHSPGGEVLPIRDKEAYALVIDRSEFDRNLSQRAEGAGAKIMTGVRAWVGDIFPDETSVKFKSFGGEFTARARLLIGADGANSHVARRINIPTPNEVIRMCAAEVELKCSEKDMVHIFLGREIAPGWFGWVIPVDEKRARVGIGVSGRDKHPKYYFNRMVEAHPEIFKGMNFLRSTGGVVPIGMFPRIYSERTLLVGDAACQTKPISGGGLYLGLLGAKLCAKVAAKAFSNGNLSSEFLSEYQWLWEREMADEIQTALEYRNIYLNMSDKEMDTLIRFFNRPLWQSIISRYGDIDYPSWLAGRLSFARPWAERFFMTRFKKILNYC encoded by the coding sequence ATGGATTATGATGTCATAGTTATTGGTGGAGGCCCGGCGGGCTGTGAGACAGCCCGAATTATTGCTGAAAAAGGATATCGGGTTCTGATAGCCGAGGAGCACCGGAAAATTGGCGAGCCCATGCAGTGTGCAGGGCTCGTCAGTCCCAGAACTTTAAAAATCGCAGCCATGCCGGACGCTATAATCATCAACCAAATCCATGGTGCTTTTGTCCACTCTCCCGGTGGGGAAGTGCTTCCTATCAGGGACAAAGAGGCATACGCTCTGGTAATTGACCGCTCGGAGTTTGACCGTAACTTGTCGCAAAGGGCTGAGGGTGCCGGTGCGAAAATCATGACCGGGGTAAGGGCTTGGGTAGGTGACATTTTTCCTGATGAGACTAGCGTGAAGTTTAAATCTTTCGGTGGAGAGTTTACAGCCAGAGCTCGTTTACTGATCGGTGCCGACGGGGCCAACTCCCATGTTGCTCGCCGGATCAATATCCCCACACCGAATGAAGTAATCCGTATGTGTGCAGCCGAAGTGGAGCTAAAATGCTCGGAAAAAGATATGGTGCACATATTCCTGGGCAGGGAAATTGCACCGGGCTGGTTCGGTTGGGTTATACCGGTGGATGAAAAGCGCGCAAGGGTGGGGATCGGCGTAAGCGGGAGGGACAAGCATCCCAAATATTACTTTAATAGAATGGTGGAGGCTCATCCCGAAATTTTTAAGGGCATGAATTTTCTCCGCAGTACGGGTGGCGTTGTTCCCATCGGCATGTTTCCCAGAATTTACAGCGAAAGAACCTTGCTGGTAGGGGATGCAGCTTGCCAGACCAAGCCCATATCAGGGGGAGGTTTATATCTTGGGCTATTGGGCGCAAAACTCTGCGCTAAAGTGGCAGCTAAAGCGTTCTCCAATGGAAACCTATCCTCAGAGTTCCTTTCGGAATATCAGTGGTTATGGGAGAGGGAGATGGCAGACGAAATACAGACAGCCCTCGAGTACAGGAATATTTATTTAAATATGTCTGACAAGGAAATGGATACATTAATCCGTTTTTTCAACCGCCCCTTATGGCAGAGTATCATATCCAGGTATGGTGATATCGACTATCCATCGTGGTTGGCAGGCAGACTATCCTTCGCTAGACCCTGGGCAGAGAGATTTTTTATGACCAGATTCAAAAAGATACTGAACTACTGCTAA